One Trichoderma asperellum chromosome 5, complete sequence genomic region harbors:
- a CDS encoding uncharacterized protein (EggNog:ENOG41) yields the protein MAMDYSSLRAAALRDGEDEEAVTVDTRALIDKVLARYSGEWTTLRELIQNAADAQATTVSIKWETHPSTSVPLPSNANRSELLKHTIANHTLRRLVVQNDGQPFTKTDWGRLKRIAEGNPDETKIGAFGVGFYSVFADCEEPFVSSGSEAMAFYWKGNSLFTKKSHLPEDKSSPYTAFVLDYRNTTTPMPNLLSISQFLATSLTFVALEKMEFWIDDHLILSLHKKTSPSVDLTLPRDLESRTKDNIMKVASVGRTSTQIDASFMNAVGWKPQAAASTTKSSDSYGSNDAPSLKSFFARFTATASNSSLLKTKQQAEESQAQTKITEDVTKLNTATIFLRATTASIKTHVSSSFSAELERATKKPPPKTTKISILTTSYDEAEASNSSSTESGAFAKAIDVFASVLPSKKPGGRIFIGFPTMQTTGAGMHISAPSVIPTVEREAIDLNARWVRTWNVELLRAAGIIARIAFANEMDDLDRRIRQSSEAGKKISAEIVDKFMPEALHTLKTFTFVDSTPSSQVGQIIEEAFWTCFKKASIEVYSSRGVLQTSQVRLGSEELSSFVDSIPIVPQEMKNAPFVKKLIDFGLISHITVTDVKQELEAKALTKSQAINFIKWAGKKSLTGEIDPGSRAALMDVAVATLSDENDQGEIVALGSISNYLSLAKIPAGMPVPPTTVPFALIVNISASELEALGWEPLEIVPWLRFLIETTNSRPEEESVTRSSKFAVSVLTVLSKNWENMTMISRGTVLSLIQPTPMIPTKLGMKKPTESFFASVKLFDDLPVIQGCEKVKEKFLAAIGVRKTVDLETIFTRLLNASGEDGQKKWSHMELIKYLASVQNDIPSDDLKKLKESRICPAEAGPKGMEPTKATTKLYKVSELFEPKDSLRSLQLPIIQWPGPPGSFRPSSPEARFLAVLGLRTFPSVPELVDMMSSSDQALRTSAMTYFIANHHTNRYAAFDLSDCRKPILPLQGSTKLVTPAACFTNERASVLGFEILSRDLHDHANKFGVARDPPMVECVNRLLANPPKNYQSAVTLFSYFASRISELGESSLVKLRTAAIIPVNRSTGSAKSGSNTSYISPSRAYLGTSSTYGDIFDFVDFGQDGNAFLFKCGAKSEPTKVEVAYMTCNEPARLLSVLQSPEKYLDLLKSLAESASTLQRDKELWRKMKSCSCLLAYKELVAPSKGGSNDLDEEEAPIKQYQLAAANQIVVLDDIISYRLFKEYLICAPEEDILETFYLKLGATRLSSIVQEDVRIGPHTGRLPMAESLKKHVLERSKIFLYEYANYRRDAIKHDAKWLEKNLTVEVVRSVALRRSLQGHRQTHTERRSAAATYTNRAWVLYVADDGKPDMYQVGQAICQMLLDRPNQQAYLFFEPFLTLDLYQLRSRGYNVDRILRAKAAEARIAEEERRKALEEEQRQIREREQNWAQQSQSDRSKNPQLPQAAEAAREAPKSPASSPSMPGAWDSPEESAQDKTANNRKSRGLFSNLSRRLGFDTQDDEKNDSRGQVEQFMGNNSNTNAGPSSGDGAAGNGDGQKDDGKVTNPAVVQQNLLNAVNATRAHGSDRVFSEPQVNEVKEQATYCDKKPAQNINFVAEASNGMKVFVAKDMSANPAAFLSANLAAINSFASLLVEVGAVYSLAPKVLHIFYDEAGGTIAFNTGGSIFCNLRFFLQLHAAQVDVPNGAGKAEAGTWWWVVMAHELAHNLVSTHNSDHSYYTESFIQQYMGKMMAKTAQWTQGGASRSAELPSRPAPERQSVPSEPPPSYREARNAADYMFG from the exons ATGGCGATGGATTATTCGAGCCTCCGGGCAGCCGCTCTGCGAGAcggcgaagacgaagaggctGTTACCGTCGATACCCGCGCTCTGATCGACAAAGTACTGGCTCGATATTCGGGAGAGTGGACAACTCTGCGAGAGCTCATACAGAACGCCGCCGATGCGCAAGCCACGACTGTCTCGATCAAGTGGGAGACGCATCCGTCGACAAGCGTTCCTCTTCCCAGCAATGCGAACCGATCCGAGTTGCTGAAGCACACGATAGCCAACCATACGCTGCGGCGACTGGTTGTCCAGAACGATGGCCAGCCTTTCACAAAGACTGACTGGGGGCGCCTCAAGAGAATCGCCGAAGGAAACCCCGACGAAACCAAGATTGGAGCGTTTGGCGTTGGCTTCTACAGCGTCTTTGCCGATTGCGAGGAACCCTTTGTTAGCTCTGGAAGCGAGGCCATGGCTTTCTACTGGAAGGGAAACTCTCTGTTTACAAAGAAGTCACATCTGCCTGAAGATAAATCATCGCCCTATACTGCGTTTGTGCTAGACTATAGAAATACGACGACTCCCATGCCGAATCTGCTGTCTATAAGCCAGTTTCTGGCCACGAGTCTGACGTTCGTTgcgttggagaagatggagtttTGGATAGACGATCATCTGATTTTGTCTCTTCACAAGAAGACATCGCCAAGTGTTGACCTGACCTTGCCTCGTGACCTAGAATCTCGGACAAAGGACAACATCATGAAAGTAGCAAGTGTAGGTCGTACAAGCACTCAGATTGACGCATCTTTCATGAATGCGGTTGGATGGAAgccgcaagcagcagcatctacgACGAAATCCTCAGACTCGTATGGTTCAAACGATGCGCCCTCACTCAAGTCCTTCTTTGCCAGATTCACCGCAACTGCATCAAATAGCAGTCTCCTGAAGACTAAGCAGCAGGCAGAAGAGAGCCAGGCACAGACAAAGATTACCGAAGATGTTACCAAATTGAACACCGCCACAATATTCCTTAGAGCTACCACTGCCAGTATCAAGACTCACgtatcctcttctttttcggcTGAGCTTGAGCGTGCTACCAAGAAGCCTCCTCCAAAAACTACAAAGATATCTATTCTCACCACGTCATATGACGAGGCTGAAGCTTCCAATAGCTCATCGACTGAAAGCGGCGCTTTTGCCAAAGCAATAGACGTATTTGCTTCTGTGCTTCCAAGCAAAAAGCCGGGCGGCCGTATCTTTATCGGCTTCCCTACCATGCAGACTACAGGCGCCGGCATGCATATTTCCGCTCCCTCTGTAATCCCCActgtggagagagaggccaTCGACTTGAATGCTCGCTGGGTTAGGACGTGGAATGTTGAACTACTTCGAGCCGCAGGTATCATAGCGAGAATAGCCTTTGCCAACGAGATGGACGACCTTGATCGCAGGATCCGACAATCATCTGAAGCTGGCAAGAAGATATCTGCCGAGATTGTTGACAAATTCATGCCCGAGGCGCTTCATACCCTGAAGACATTTACCTTTGTTGACTCTACGCCGAGCAGCCAGGTCGGCCAGATTATCGAAGAGGCTTTCTGGACCTGCTTTAAGAAGGCTTCTATCGAAGTGTACTCAAGCAGGGGTGTATTGCAAACATCACAAGTTCGGCTGGGCTCAGAAGAGTTGAGTTCATTCGTGGATAGCATTCCAATTGTGCCTCAAGAGATGAAGAACGCGCCATTTGTAAAGAAACTCATCGACTTTGGCCTCATTTCCCACATAACTGTAACAGATGTTAAACAGGAGTTGGAAGCCAAAGCTCTTACAAAATCCCAAGCCATCAACTTCATTAAATGGGCGGGAAAGAAGAGCTTAACCGGCGAGATTGACCCGGGAAGCAGAGCCGCTCTTATGGACGTCGCTGTTGCCACTCTCAGCGATGAAAACGACCAGGGTGAAATCGTGGCCCTGGGCAGCATAAGCAACTATCTCAGTCTCGCAAAGATTCCTGCAGGTATGCCTGTCCCTCCAACTACAGTGCCATTCGCTCTCATTGTGAATATCAGTGCTTCTGAGTTGGAAGCTCTTGGGTGGGAACCGCTGGAGATTGTACCATGGCTACGTTTCCTCATCGAAACTACGAACTCTAGGCCTGAGGAGGAGAGCGTCACTAGGTCGTCCAAATTTGCCGTTTCTGTTCTCACTGTTCTATCCAAAAACTGGGAGAATATGACTATGATTAGTAGGGGGACTGTGCTAAGCCTTATCCAACCAACCCCAATGATACCGACCAAGCTGGGTATGAAGAAACCAACGGAATCATTCTTCGCGTCTGTGAAGCTTTTTGACGATTTACCGGTCATCCAAGGCTGCGAGAAGGTAAAAGAGAAATTCCTGGCTGCCATTGGTGTACGAAAGACAGTTGACTTGGAGACCATTTTCACTCGTCTGCTCAATGCCTCGGGAGAGGATGGCCAAAAGAAATGGAGCCATATGGAGCTTATCAAGTACCTTGCCTCTGTCCAGAATGATATTCCTTCGGACGATCTTAAGAAATTGAAAGAATCCAGGATCTGTCCTGCTGAGGCAGGACCCAAGGGTATGGAGCCTACAAAGGCCACGACGAAGCTGTACAAGGTCTCAGAACTGTTTGAGCCCAAAGACTCTCTTCGATCCCTCCAACTGCCCATCATTCAGTGGCCCGGGCCTCCTGGCAGCTTTCGTCCAAGCAGCCCCGAGGCTCGCTTTCTGGCTGTCCTTGGCTTGCGGACTTTCCCCTCAGTTCCTGAGCTGGTGGACATGATGTCATCGAGCGATCAGGCCTTGAGAACTTCGGCTATGACCTACTTTATTGCTAATCATCATACGAATCGATATGCTGCTTTTGATCTCAGCGACTGCCGCAAACCCATTCTACCGCTCCAAGGAAGTACAAAGTTGGTTACGCCAGCCGCATGCTTTACGAATGAGAGAGCGTCGGTACTTGGATTTGAGATCCTGAGCCGAGATCTCCATGATCATGCCAAC AAATTCGGCGTTGCTCGAGACCCCCCTATGGTTGAGTGCGTGAACCGTCTGTTGGCTAACCCCCCAAAGAACTATCAGTCCGCTGTGACTCTCTTTAGCTATTTTGCCTCTCGAATTAGCGAGCTTGGAGAAAGTAGCCTTGTCAAGCTCCGAACTGCTGCAATTATCCCTGTGAACCGGTCCACCGGATCAGCAAAATCTGGCTCAAACACGTCTTATATCAGCCCATCGCGGGCATATTTGGGAACGTCTTCCACATATGGCGACATTTTCGACTTTGTGGACTTTGGCCAAGATGGGAATGCATTCTTGTTCAAATGCGGCGCGAAGAGTGAACCAACTAAAGTGGAGGTTGCATATATGACGTGCAACGAGCCGGCAAGGCTACTCAGCGTGTTACAGAGCCCTGAGAAGTATTTGGATCTGCTCAAATCTTTAGCGGAGTCTGCTTCGACCTTACAGCGCGACAAGGAGCTTTGGCGGAAAATGAAGAGCTGCTCGTGTCTTCTCGCTTACAAAGAACTCGTGGCACCGTCCAAGGGCGGTAGCAACGATttggacgaagaagaagctccgATCAAGCAGTATCAACTTGCCGCTGCTAACCAAATTGTGGTTTTGGACGACATTATTAGCTACCGACTCTTCAAAGAGTATTTGATTTGTGCTCCTGAGGAGGACATTCTCGAGACCTTTTATCTCAAACTTGGTGCGACGAGGCTTAGTAGCATAGTTCAAGAAGATGTGCGCATTGGGCCTCACACAGGACGACTGCCAATGGCTGAGTCGCTTAAAAAGCATGTTCTTGAAAGATCCAAGATTTTTTTGTACGAATATGCCAACTACCGCAGGGATGCTATCAAGCACGATGCGAAGTGGCTCGAGAAGAATCTTACAGTGGAAGTGGTTCGATCAGTGGCGCTTCGGCGCAGCTTGCAAGGCCACAGGCAAACGCATACCGAGAGGCGCTCTGCGGCTGCCACGTACACCAACCGAGCATGGGTATTGTATGTGGCTGACGACGGAAAGCCGGACATGTACCAGGTTGGTCAGGCTATCTGTCAAATGCTACTCGATAGACCAAACCAGCAAGCGTATCTATTCTTCGAACCCTTCCTCACCCTCGATCTTTACCAACTGAGGTCGCGTGGGTACAACGTTGACCGCATCCTTCGAGCAAAGGCCGCCGAGGCAAGAATCGCGGAAGAGGAAAGGCGCAAGGCgttggaagaagaacagaGACAGATTCGGGAAAGAGAGCAGAACTGGGCACAGCAATCCCAGTCTGATCGTTCCAAGAACCCGCAACTTCCACAGGCAGCCGAAGCTGCACGAGAGGCGCCTAAATCCCCAGCGTCTTCGCCTTCCATGCCGGGAGCATGGGACTCTCCTGAAGAGAGTGCACAGGATAAAACTGCCAATAACAGAAAAAGCAGAGGCCTATTTTCCAACCTTAGCCGTAGACTTGGATTTGATACCCAGGATGACGAGAAGAACGACTCCCGAGGACAGGTGGAGCAGTTTATGGGCAACAATTCCAACACCAACGCGGGCCCATCGTCGGGTGACGGGGCCGCTGGTAATGGGGATGGCCAAAAGGATGATGGCAAAGTCACGAACCCGGCCGTTGTGCAACAGAATCTGCTAAACGCAGTCAATGCAACCCGGGCGCACGGCTCCGACAGAGTCTTCTCAGAGCCTCAAGTCAACGAGGTCAAGGAACAGGCAACATATTGCGACAAGAAACCGGCTCAAAACATCAACTTTGTGGCTGAGGCTTCCAATGGCATGAAAGTCTTTGTGGCCAAGGATATGAGTGCCAATCCAGCAGCCTTTTTGTCGGCAAATCTAGCAGCAATCAACTCATTTGCATCGCTGCTTGTGGAAGTGGGCGCAGTTTACTCGTTGGCGCCAAAAGTGTTGCACATATTCTATGATGAGGCAGGCGGTACGATTGCGTTCAATACGGGTGGAAGCATCTTTTGCAACCTGCGCTTCTTCCTCCAGCTGCACGCGGCACAGGTTGATGTGCCAAACGGGGCTGGTAAAGCCGAGGCAGGGACTTGGTGGTGGGTTGTGATGGCCCACGAGTTGGCTCACAACTTGGTTTCGACTCACAACTCTGATCACAGTTATTACAC TGAATCGTTTATCCAGCAGTATATGGGCAAGATGATGGCAAAGACTGCCCAGTGGACTCAGGGCGGTGCGTCCCGGTCAGCTGAGCTCCCTTCTCGACCTGCGCCAGAGAGGCAATCGGTTCCTTCAGAACCGCCGCCTTCGTATAGAGAAGCGCGGAATGCAGCCGACTACATGTTTGGCTAA
- a CDS encoding uncharacterized protein (EggNog:ENOG41): MDLLSTIRKTGSRGGVNFSWDEVANSSHRENYLGHSLKAPVGRWAKGRDLNWYAKSEATAASSNETDEERQDREQKEELRKIKEAEEDAMAKALGLPPPVRNTSGANAVEVEPKRQVGPASGPPREGSRDDAKPERSRRHGDDRRERRRHRSRSRDRSRSPDRRRDRDRRRRSPDRAEGRDERNRDRDRDRDRRQRRDRERSRSRDRRDDRRDDGRNERRDERRQRDRSRQRHRSRSRERRRRSPGANSRRDD, encoded by the coding sequence ATGGATCTTCTCTCGACCATCCGAAAAACCGGCTCGAGAGGTGGCGTCAACTTCAGCTGGGACGAAGTTGCCAACTCCAGCCATCGCGAAAACTACCTCGGCCACAGTCTCAAAGCTCCAGTTGGAAGATGGGCAAAGGGCAGAGATCTGAACTGGTACGCCAAATCTGAGGCCACCGCGGCGTCATCGAACGAGACAGACGAAGAGCGCCAGGACCGAGAACAAAAGGAGGAACTGCGCAAGATCAAAGAGGCGGAGGAAGACGCAATGGCCAAAGCATTGGGCCTGCCGCCTCCAGTTAGGAATACGTCTGGAGCCAATGCGGTGGAAGTTGAACCGAAGCGACAAGTCGGCCCTGCGAGCGGACCGCCGAGAGAGGGTAGCAGAGATGATGCAAAACCAGAGAGATCAAGACGACATGGGGACGACAGAAGAGAACGAAGACGACACaggagcagaagcagagacagAAGCAGGAGCCCTGACCGGCGCCGCGACAGAGACCGTCGGCGACGCAGCCCTGATCGTGCCGAGGGACGAGACGAACGAAATCGCGACCGGGATCGGGATCGCGATCGCCGACAGCGTCGAGATCGTGAAAGAAGTCGAAGCAGAGATCGGAGAGACGACAGACGTGATGATGGGAGAAATGAGAGGCGAGACGAGCGACGGCAGAGAGATAGGAGCAGGCAGCGACACCGTTCGCGATCAAGGGAGCGCAGACGACGGAGTCCTGGAGCAAATTCTCGCCGCGATGATTAA
- a CDS encoding uncharacterized protein (EggNog:ENOG41~TransMembrane:2 (i67-87o99-116i)): MPLHVTPPLNGGSSNLIIPIPIAQASRPIPALKTGQFSNTTREDANPRTLDLSSFQHRSKSPTPSIMVHRVAFWSCFGLAVRFWQVGIEMRPFFNRSSLWAYPVYALGGASFGHWLQGVDDRQTEMLGERKRALLEKRARKAQRDAERGQEA, encoded by the exons ATGCCTCTCCACGTGACTCCACCTCTCAATGGCGGGTCGTCCAACCTCATCATCCCAATTCCGATAGCCCAGGCATCACGGCCCATCCCAGCTCTCAAAACCGGCCAATTCTCCAACACCACCAGGGAAGACGCCAATCCCCGGACCCTCGATCTCTCCTCCTTTCAACACAGATCAAAATCTCCCACTCCATCCATCATGGTCCACCGCGTCGCTTTCTGGAGCTGCTTCG GCTTGGCCGTGCGCTTCTGGCAGGTCGGCATTGAGATGCGCCCCTTCTTCAACCGCTCCTCGCTGTGGGCGTACCCCGTCTATGCGCTCGGCGGAGCGAGCTTCGGACACTGGCTGCAGGGCGTGGACGACCGACAGACGGAGATGCTGGGCGAGCGAAAGAGGGCTttgttggagaagagggcgaggaagGCGCAGCGGGATGCTGAGAGGGGACAGGAGGCTTAA
- the GCH1_2 gene encoding GTP cyclohydrolase 1, which translates to MDQSEAQAIDSSSGSEKGLNNSRGSRGRRPSIILPPRDERDQPDAKRRRRKKKAARRAKKDDVDGDSSSNVNTGADTTLTKTTGPLVDFEGLSRPSFGTQQRRKETPEAAALRLERMKGAVTTLLECVGEDPQREGLLATPQRYAKAMLDFTKGYQENISDIVNGAIFQEGHNEMVIVKDIDVYSLCEHHLVPFMGKMHIGYIPNNAVIGISKLPRIAEMFARRLQIQERLTKDVANAIFEVLAPQGVGVVMESSHLCTVMRGVQKTGSTTITSCVLGCFERREKTRNEFLSLIGVNRR; encoded by the exons ATGGATCAATCGGAGGCGCAGGCTATTGACAGTTCTTCTGGCAGCGAGAAGGGCCTGAAcaacagcagaggcagcagagg GCGACGACCGAGCATCATCCTGCCCCCACGCGATGAGCGCGACCAGCCAGACGCAAAGCGCCGgcggagaaagaagaaggccgcccGGCGGGCGAAGAAGGACGACGTGGAcggcgacagcagcagcaacgtgAACACGGGCGCGGACACGACGCTGACCAAGACAACCGGCCCGCTCGTCGACTTTGAGGGCCTCAGCCGGCCCAGCTTTGGCAcgcagcagcgccgcaagGAGACGCccgaggcggcggcgctgcgcCTGGAGCGCATGAAGGGCGCCGTGACGACGCTGCTGGAGTGCGTGGGCGAGGACCCCCAGCGCGAGGGCCTGCTGGCGACGCCGCAGCGGTACGCAAAGGCCATGCTGGACTTCACCAAGGGCTACCAGGAGAACATCTCGGACATTGTCAACGGCGCCATCTTCCAGGAGGGCCACAACGAGATGGTGATTGTCAAGGACATTGACGTGTACTCGCTGTGCGAGCACCACCTGGTGCCCTTCATGGGCAAGATGCACATTGGCTACATCCCCAACAACGCCGTCATCGGCATCTCCAAGCTGCCGCGCATCGCCGAGATGTTTGCGCGCCGGCTGCAGATCCAGGAGCGCCTGACAAAGGACGTGGCAAATGCGATCTTCGAGGTGCTGGCGCCGCAGGGGGTGGGCGTCGTCATGGAGTCGTCGCACCTGTGCACGGTGATGAGGGGCGTGCAGAAGACGGGCAGCACGACGATTACGAGCTGCGTGCTGGGGTGTTTTGAGAGGCGGGAGAAGACGCGGAATGAGTTTCTGAGCTTGATTGGGGTGAATCgacggtga